DNA sequence from the Streptomyces sp. CA-210063 genome:
CCCGGCGGCCGTGACGGACCTCTTCCGCCCGTGCTCAGCCCTCGATCACGCAGAGGGGGTCCCTCTCCTCGACGAGGTCGGCCGCCAGCCACTGCTCCACGGCGGCGACATGGACCGTCGCGGCGGAGACCGCCAGTGCGGCGTCGCGGGCCCTCAGGGCGCGGAGGATCTCCTCGTGCTCCCGGTGGGCGTGCTCCACGGACCGCTCCGTGCGGGTGGCCCGGACGATGCGGGCCCGCTGGGTGCGGGTGGAGAGCACCCGCAGCAGCATCGACAGCACCGGGTTGCCGACCGCCTCCACGATCCGCAGATGGAAGGCGATGTCGTGGCCGACGAACTCCTCGACCGTCGCGGCGGCCCGCGACCGCTCCAGGACGGCGGCCAGTTCGTCGAGGTCGTCCGCCGTGAGCAGCGCGGCGGCCACCCCGGTCGCCTGGGGTTCCAGCAGCCGCCGTACCTGGAGCAGTTGCAGGGCCGTCTGCCCCTGGGAGACGTCCGAGGCGAAGGAGAGCGACTCCAGCAGGAGATGGGGCTCCAGACTGGACACGTATGTGCCGTCGCCCTGCCGCGTGACCAGGATCCGCATCGCGGTCAGCGCCCGCACGGCCTCCCGCAGCGAACTGCGGGACAGACCGAGCTGCGCGGCGAGGACCTCCTCCTTCGGAAGGCGGGAGCCCGGCGCCAGTTCGCCGGCCACGATCATCGCCTTGATCTTGTCCATCGCCTCGTCCGTCAGTGCCACGAGGTGCCTCCCTGTACCGGTTACCGCCGCTTGTCGCCGTACCGGGGCTACTCCTGCTTCTCGCCCGAGGCGAAGCGGGAGATGATCAGCGCGACGATGATGATCGCGCCGTTGAGGAACTGGTTCCACAGCGGCGGCACACCCGCCAGCGTCATGACGTTCACGACGAGCTGGAGCGTCAGCACACCGGTGAGCGCCCCGAAGATCGAGCCCTTGCCGCCGTTGAGGCTCACGCCGCCGATGACGGTCGCGGCGAAGACCTGGAAGATCCAGCCGCTGCCCTGGGTCGCGGAGATCGACCCGTAGTGCCCGCTGTAGAGGATGCCGGCGAACGCGGCCAGCACACTGCCGAGGATCAGCACCGCCCACACGATCCGGTCCACCCGGATACCGGCCGTGCGGGCCGCCTCCGCGTTGCCGCCGATCGCGTACAGCGCCCGCCCGTGCCGCAGCCAGGCCAGCGCGCTGCCGCCGATGACGAACAGCACCACGCAGATCCAGATCGCGGCCGGGACACCCAGCCAGGACGCCTTGCCCAGGTAGGTGAAGGAGGACGGCATTTCCACGATGGACTGGCCCTCGGAGAGCGCGACCTGGAGGCCGCGCAGCATGGTCAGCATGCCGAGGGTGACGATGAAGCCGTTGAGACGCAGCTTCAGGATCAGGAACCCGTTGACGGCCCCGATCACCACGCCCACCAGCAGACAGAGCGGCACGGCCGTCCACTCGGGCAGCAGCCCTAGCCCCGTGAACCGGGCGCCGCTGGTCGGCAGGACCAGCCATACGGCGATGACGGGCGCCACACCGATCGTGGACTCCAGGGACAGGTCCATCCGTCCGCAGATCAGGATCAGCGCGGTGGCCAGCACCAGCAGGCTCAGCTCGGTGGACTGCTGGGCCACACCGATGAGGTTGTCGGCGGTCAGGAAGGCCGGCGAGACGATGAAGCCGATCAGGCCGAGGACGAGGATCGCCGGGACCAGGGACAGCTCACGGAAGCGACCGAGGTCGAGCCCGCGGCGGGTGTCTCCGGCGGTCTCCCGCGCCACGCTCGTGGCGGGGTCGGTGACATCAGTGGTGGCGGACATGACTACCTTCCGTGCTCTTCGGTGGTGCCCGACGTGGTGTCGGCGGCGGTGTCGGAGGCGGTGCCCGATGTTTCGGCCCGGTCGGCCACACCCTCCATGGCGGCGACCACGTGCTCGTCCTTCCAGCCGCGGTCGAACTCGGCGACGACCCGCCCGTGGAACATGACCACGAGCCGGTCGCAGACCTTCAGGTCGTCCAGTTCGTCGGAGACGATCAGCGCGGCCTTCCCGCCGTCCGCGATCTGGCGGATACGGCGCAGCAGGAACTCCTTGGACTTGACGTCCACCCCGTTGGTGGGCCGGATCGCCACCAGCACATGCGGAT
Encoded proteins:
- a CDS encoding FadR/GntR family transcriptional regulator; translation: MALTDEAMDKIKAMIVAGELAPGSRLPKEEVLAAQLGLSRSSLREAVRALTAMRILVTRQGDGTYVSSLEPHLLLESLSFASDVSQGQTALQLLQVRRLLEPQATGVAAALLTADDLDELAAVLERSRAAATVEEFVGHDIAFHLRIVEAVGNPVLSMLLRVLSTRTQRARIVRATRTERSVEHAHREHEEILRALRARDAALAVSAATVHVAAVEQWLAADLVEERDPLCVIEG
- a CDS encoding ABC transporter permease, whose translation is MSATTDVTDPATSVARETAGDTRRGLDLGRFRELSLVPAILVLGLIGFIVSPAFLTADNLIGVAQQSTELSLLVLATALILICGRMDLSLESTIGVAPVIAVWLVLPTSGARFTGLGLLPEWTAVPLCLLVGVVIGAVNGFLILKLRLNGFIVTLGMLTMLRGLQVALSEGQSIVEMPSSFTYLGKASWLGVPAAIWICVVLFVIGGSALAWLRHGRALYAIGGNAEAARTAGIRVDRIVWAVLILGSVLAAFAGILYSGHYGSISATQGSGWIFQVFAATVIGGVSLNGGKGSIFGALTGVLTLQLVVNVMTLAGVPPLWNQFLNGAIIIVALIISRFASGEKQE